The Flavobacteriales bacterium genome contains the following window.
TCGCTTTGTGGGGACCCGAAACCTCCGTTGCCTGCCCTCCGTCCACCTCCCCTTACAGGTGCTCCTACTCTGACGACTCCGGCGATACCGGGCTCTTGGTCTCCTCGACCGATGTCAGCGAAGATGCTAGCGGCGACAAATACGTGCAAGCCATTGATGTGAGCGTGGGAGAGGTGTACGTACTTTACATCAGCAATTGGAGCCAGAGCGGCCTGCAGTTCGATCTGGACTTCAACATGATCAGTGGTGCGAGCATCGACTGCACTGTGCTTCCCGTGGAACTGCTGACCTTCGAAGCCGGCGCAAAGGAGCGTACGGTGGAATTGGATTGGGCCACGGCGTCGGAGGCCGGCAGTTCGCACTTTGTGGTGCAACGTTCGCCCAACGGCGAGGACTTCGCGGACATCGGTACGGTGAACAGCGCAGGAACATCCTTCACCACCACGGAATACGCCTTCGTTGATGACCGGCCGATCGCCGGCACCAACTACTACCGTTTGAAACAAGTGGATACCGATGGTAGTTTCAGCTATTCGGACATTGCCACGGTGAACTTCGGCAGTGCAGTAGTGATCGGAACACCTTACCCCAATCCAACGGACGGTACCGTGAACGTGCCACTGAACGCCAATGAAGACGGCCTGGCCCACTTGGAAGTAAGCGATGCAACCGGCCGTACAGTGCATCGTTCCGCACATGCCATAACCAGTGGTACCAATACATTGAGCTCGGACCTGCAAGGACTGAAGCCGGGCACGTACATGGTCACTGTGATCACACAGGATGGTCTCCCCACACGGTGCGGTCGGTTCATGCTCCGTTGATCCATTCACCCCATTCCCCGAAGAGCCCCCATACGGGGCTTTTCGGCTTTCAAGGCCCTGCCGCCCAACAGGCAACCGATCGACCATGGCATCGTTCGTTGGTTATATTGCCGTCGCTGATATCCATGAGATTCCCATCACTGATCGTCTTGGGCCTGTTGGCCTTTGCACCAGCGTTGCTCTTGGCGCAGGGCCCGAAGAAGACCGTGCTTTTCGGGCGCTGCACCACCACCATCAGCCAGGGCCAGGAAAAGCAATTGCAAATGCTGCTGAACAGCACGGATCCATTGGGCCTGCTGTCCGTCCACACGAACAGGCACCATGTGAAAGTGCTGCATTCAACAGATCTGGCGCAGGGCGCTGTGGCGTCCATCTTCCAATTGGTCGGCCTTGACCTGGAGGTGTTCCAAAGTGCTCCGGGAACAACAGCGAACCGCGCGCCAGACAGCACTAAGGCCCCCGTGTTCGTGGATACGGGCAACCCCGATCTTGATGCGCAGAACTATGCCGCCGCCAAAGCGGCGTGGGCTGAAACGTATCCGCACCAGTACGAAGAGTTCTTTGGGCAATGATGAAGCGTGGTATTGCACTGGTCGCATTGGTCGTCGTTTTGACCGGACCAACGGTGCACGCCCAGTGCCCTGATAACAACACCTTGTTCGGTGTGGCCATCACCCCACCTTGCCCCGGATCAACGACGAGCGGATGTGTGCCGGCGGGCCAGTACATCCTGGTGAACGTGGTGGCCGGCAACGTGTACACCTTCAACACGTGCGCCGCGGCCTGGGATACACAGATAACGCTCTACAACAACGGCGGCGGAGCTAGCCTGGGCTACAACGACGATTTCTGCGCACCCGGGTCGCAGGTTACCTGGACCGCCACCTTCACCGGGCAATTGCGGGTGCTGGTGGACCAGTGGAACTGTACAACCAGCGCGAATTGTGTACCCATCGGCATCGCATGCTCGGCGCCGCCGCCACCGGTCACGAACAACGAGCCGTGCACCTCCGTCAGTCTCCCGGTGAACACTTCCTGCGTTGCGCAGAATTTCTCGAACGTCGGTTCCACCATTACCATCAACCCACCAACACCGAGCTGCGGTTTGATCACGGGTGGTGACGTTTGGTTCAGCTTCGTTGCGCCTCCATCCGGTATTGTGAATTTCCAGACCGCCGCCGGCACATTGCTCGACGCCGTCATGGCCGTGTATTCCGCCACCAATTGCTCAACCGCTCTGGTTGAAGTCGGCTGCGATGACGACTCAGGACCCGGCACCATGCCCTATCTGTCACTTACGGGGCTCACACCGGGCAATACCTACTTCATCAGGATCTTCGGTTTCAGTGGCACCACCGGCACCTTCAGCATATGCCTCACCACGGTTGCACTTCCCGCAGGTGATTGCATCTACCAGTTGAGCATGTTCGACAGTTTCGGTGACGGATGGGACGGTAGCACCGTGGGCATCAGCATCAATGGCGGCCCCTTCACCAACTACACGCTTCCCGGGGGCTCCAACGGCATCGCTCTCATTGGGGTGAACATCGGCGACATCGTTATCGTGCAGTACACCGAGAACAGCTTCTTCCCCGGCGAGATCAGTTATTCCATCGGGCCCGGATGCATCTGGAGCGACGGACCTACGCCCTCGACCGGGATCGTGTTCACGCAAACCGTCGATTGCCAGCCTGCCCCCTCCCCTCCGGAAGACTGTGCCGGTGCGATCACCATTTGCAATAACCAGGCGTTCAACAACAATACGCAGAGCACAGGTTGCGCATTCGATCTGGATGCCGCCAACCAGGGCTGCCTGGCAAGTGCAGAGCGCCAAGGGACGTGGTATTACTTCAGTCCAAGCACCAGTGGAAACGTCGCGTTCACCATTTCCCCGACCGATCCAACGGACGATTACGACTTCGCCATCTGGGGGCCCTTCCCACCGGGGAATCCCATTTGCCCTCCACCCGGTGCACCGCTCCGTTGTTCTTATGCGGCCCCTGCTGGTGATACCGGTCTCAACTACACGGCGGTCGACAATACGGAAGGGGCAGGTGGGGACAAATGGGTGAACGACCTGGCCGTGGTGGCTGGCCAAGTGTATATCCTGTACGTTTCGAATTTCAGCCAGAGCGGTCTGGCCTTCAACCTGAACTGGAACCTGACCAATGGTGCCAGTTTGGATTGTACGGTCCTGCCGGTTGAACTCGTCTACTTCGAGGCGAAAGCCGCAGCGGCGGCAGTTGATCTTACCTGGGGAACGGCTACTGAGCTCAATAGCGACCACTTCCTGGTGGAACGTAGCACGGATGGCGAGTTCTTCACTACGGTGGGCCATGTGCAGGCTGCCGGCAACAGTCTCGTGGATCACCACTACGTCTTCGTTGACCGGAACCCACCCACTGGACTGCTGCAATACCGCCTCAGGCAAGTTGACACGGACGGCCGATCAGCGTACTCCGATCGGGCGACGGTTCTCATGGGCAGCCTGGTCCTGGCAGGTGCTCCGTACCCCAATCCTTCCTCCTCGGAGGTCCGCCTTGACCTCGCCGTGGCCAGCGAGGGGCTTTACCGGGTGCAGTTCATCGACCTCTTGGGCCGAGCACATTTGGACCAACGGTTCAGCGCCCATCGAGGGCAACAGACCATGGTCATGAACGTTCAGCCGTTGGATGCCGGGCCTTATCTGGTGCGGATCGTGGCCCCGGACGGCTCGGTGGTCACGACCGGTAGCTTCGCTAAATACTGACCATCCCCCGGGGCGCGGTTGAAAACCTGCGGGCAACCTGCGCAACCACAGGTCGTCATTCATGCGCAATGTCCCTTGGCTTTCCCTTCCAACCTGTTCATGACTTGCGTCCCGACCACCTTGCGAATGCCTTGGCGGGTCGGCTACATTTGGCGCTTGCCGTTCAGTCCATTGATCCCGATGGCCCACATAACGTTTGCCCCGTAACATGAAGCAACTCTCCGCTCGCGCGCTGTGGACGATGGTCCCCGCCGCATTGCTGGCAACGGCCACCATGGCCCAAAGCACCGCCATTAACACCACTGGCGCGGTAGCCGCAGCTTCGTCCTTGTTGGACATCTCGTCCACGAACCGGGGCTTGCTCATACCCCGCATGACCCAAGCCCAGCGGACGGCGATAGTTGCCCCTAGCGATGGCTTGTGGGTGTACCAGATCCCCAATGCCGGCAATACGCTTCCCAACGGGTTCTGGTACTACGATGCCAGCGCTCCCGATGCCGGCTGGTACCGGATGAGCAGCGGATCGGGGTGGTTGTTGGCCGGTAATTCGGGCACCAACCCGGTAACGAACTACCTGGGCACGACGGACAACGTGCCGCTGGTGATCGCCACCAACGATGTGGAGCGTATGCGGTTGTTCCACAACACGGCGCCTACACCCGCCTCGTTCCTGGGCATCAACAACCCCGCACCCGTCGAAGCACTATCCGTGACCGGCGGTATCCACTTGGGCACCGGCGCTGCGCCCGGCAGTCTCACCACCACCCCAGGTGTCATCCGTTACAATCCCGCTCCCACCCTGCCAGCGCCGTTCCCGGCCATGAACCCGGTGATCCCTTACCACGAGGGAGGCGCTTCCTATACGTATGGCGTGCTACCTGCCGTCAACACCATGGAAAGGCTTGAAAATGCCTTCCTGGAGGTGAACGACGGAAACTATCCCGGCAGTGTATTGCAATGCGGCAGCGGTTCTGCGGAAACCCCGAACAACGGTGGTATCAGCAACGCGGGCGGACCGAACTTCAATGACACCCCCTTCCCGACCAGCGTAGGTCGTGGCTCCAAGTTCCAGTACATCTTCACGGCTGTCGAACTCACTGCCATGGGCTTGTGCCCTGGCTTCATCACCGAGTTGGCTTTCCGCCCGGTGCAGGACGACAACAACTTCCCGGGCCCTCCGGTCTCCTCCGCCAGCATTGGCTTGGAAATTCGAATGAGGAACGTTGTGGGTCCGGTGAACCTCGCGGCCGGATACGACCTTACCCTCAGCCAATCCGCATCCTTGAACGGTGTAGGCGGTCAGACCATTCTTGTGGCCAGTGGTCTTCTGCCCGTACCGCTGACCACACCGTTCAACTGGACGGGCGGCGACCTGATGATCGATCTGAGCTACACCCGCGCACCGCAGGTGGGTATCAGCCCTGCGGTCCAGGTGAACACCGGCTTCGCCAACTGTTCCCGTTGGGGCTGGTTCGGCACGCCGGTTCCGGGTAACACCATCCACACCTCGGCCGCGGCTGGTTTTACAGTGGTGCCTGCCGCTCAAACCGGCTCACATGGCGAACGTCCTGTTACCCGGTTCACGGGGCAGGCCCAGGTGCCGGTGCCCACAGTGCTGCAGGGCGATTATGTGCAGTACAGCGGTGGTTTGCTGGTCGGCTCAGCCGCTTGGGCCAGCACGCCTGGCGTCTTCCAAGGGCCGGGGGTGGTGCGTGCCGAAGTGGCCTGCTATGACGGTAACGTGCAATTGAGCGACCACATTTTCGACCGTTACTTTGATGGTGCCGCCAAAACGGGCGAAGGCCATCTGGCCGGTTCACTGACGCCCTTGGATGAGCTGGAAGGCTACCTGGCGGCCGAACGGCATTTGCCCAGTATGCCCAGCAGGCACCAGTGGGAATCGCGGGGGCCGAGCAGTTTGGGTGAACTATCCACGGGCCTCTGGGAGGCGGTGGAGGAACAAGCCCTGTACATCATTGAACTGAACAACGGCTTGAAAGACCTCGAGACCG
Protein-coding sequences here:
- a CDS encoding T9SS type A sorting domain-containing protein, with amino-acid sequence MMKRGIALVALVVVLTGPTVHAQCPDNNTLFGVAITPPCPGSTTSGCVPAGQYILVNVVAGNVYTFNTCAAAWDTQITLYNNGGGASLGYNDDFCAPGSQVTWTATFTGQLRVLVDQWNCTTSANCVPIGIACSAPPPPVTNNEPCTSVSLPVNTSCVAQNFSNVGSTITINPPTPSCGLITGGDVWFSFVAPPSGIVNFQTAAGTLLDAVMAVYSATNCSTALVEVGCDDDSGPGTMPYLSLTGLTPGNTYFIRIFGFSGTTGTFSICLTTVALPAGDCIYQLSMFDSFGDGWDGSTVGISINGGPFTNYTLPGGSNGIALIGVNIGDIVIVQYTENSFFPGEISYSIGPGCIWSDGPTPSTGIVFTQTVDCQPAPSPPEDCAGAITICNNQAFNNNTQSTGCAFDLDAANQGCLASAERQGTWYYFSPSTSGNVAFTISPTDPTDDYDFAIWGPFPPGNPICPPPGAPLRCSYAAPAGDTGLNYTAVDNTEGAGGDKWVNDLAVVAGQVYILYVSNFSQSGLAFNLNWNLTNGASLDCTVLPVELVYFEAKAAAAAVDLTWGTATELNSDHFLVERSTDGEFFTTVGHVQAAGNSLVDHHYVFVDRNPPTGLLQYRLRQVDTDGRSAYSDRATVLMGSLVLAGAPYPNPSSSEVRLDLAVASEGLYRVQFIDLLGRAHLDQRFSAHRGQQTMVMNVQPLDAGPYLVRIVAPDGSVVTTGSFAKY